TGCACCAAAAAAGAGATATGACAGCGAAAATCGAAGGGACGACAGAAAAAAGTTTTTTGACAGAGATGACAGAAAGCCATTTAAAAAACGTTATGATTCAAGAGAAAGGTTTTCTGAAAATAAATCGGGATATGAAAAAAAATCATTTAACGAAGAAAGAGAAAATGATGTAAAAGAAAATTCAGATAATTCTTTCAGAAAGAAATTTGCACCAAAAAAGAGATATGACAGCGAAAATCGAAGGGACGACAGAAAAAAGTTTTTTGACAGAGATGACAGAAAGCCATTTAAAAAACGTTATGATTCGAGAGATAAATTTTCCGAAAATAATCGCTATGATAGCAAAAAAAGATTTTCTTCTAAAAAAGAAAGTGATTTGGTTCGCTTGAATAAATATATTGCAAATGCAGGAATATGTTCACGCAGAGAAGCCGACAATTTAATAATTGCAGGTGTAATTGCAGTTAATGGAAAAATAATTACTGAACTTGGTTATAAAATTTCACCCGACGATGTGGTTAAATACAATGGCGTTGCATTAAAAAAAGAACGCAACGTTTACATTTTGTTAAATAAACCTAAGGATTATATAACCACAACCGATGACCCACAGCAGCGTAATACTGTGATGGAACTTGTCGGAAACGCGTGCAGGGAAAGAATTTATCCTGTTGGTAGGTTGGACAGAAATACAACGGGTTTGCTGTTATTTACAAATGATGGTGAACTTGCAAAAAAACTTTCACATCCGAGCAGCAAAGTAAAAAAAATATATAGTGTGGAACTCGACAGGGCATTGAGAACCGTTGATTTGGAAAAAATAAGAAATGGTGTTGAACTGGAAGAAGGAATCGTGAACGTTGATGAAATATACATTCAAAGCGAATTCGGGAAAAATTTTGTAGGTGTGGAAATTCATATCGGATGGAACCGTATTGTAAGAAGAATTTTTGAAACACTCGGATATAAAATTTATAAACTCGACCGTGTTTATTATGCAGGATTGACAAAGAAAAACCTTCCTCGCGGCAAATGGCGAATCCTAACAAGCAATGAAATTTCTTTCCTGA
This Bacteroidales bacterium DNA region includes the following protein-coding sequences:
- a CDS encoding pseudouridine synthase, producing the protein APKKRYDSENRRDDRKKFFDRDDRKPFKKRYDSRERFSENKSGYEKKSFNEERENDVKENSDNSFRKKFAPKKRYDSENRRDDRKKFFDRDDRKPFKKRYDSRDKFSENNRYDSKKRFSSKKESDLVRLNKYIANAGICSRREADNLIIAGVIAVNGKIITELGYKISPDDVVKYNGVALKKERNVYILLNKPKDYITTTDDPQQRNTVMELVGNACRERIYPVGRLDRNTTGLLLFTNDGELAKKLSHPSSKVKKIYSVELDRALRTVDLEKIRNGVELEEGIVNVDEIYIQSEFGKNFVGVEIHIGWNRIVRRIFETLGYKIYKLDRVYYAGLTKKNLPRGKWRILTSNEISFLKMGSK